The Osmerus eperlanus chromosome 25, fOsmEpe2.1, whole genome shotgun sequence DNA window agactctgactccaatTCAGCCCTGCTCTAGCAGCATCCCTCGGTCcgttcctccccaccctccgtctctccttccccgcccctccaccccttctgcctgcttctctgcctgtgtgttgttCTACTCTGGATGTGGCACGAAGCTCTTGGATGTTAAGTCTGTCACTCGATGTTCTTTCCTTtcatgtttctttctctctctctttctctttgggaATACAGTCGTgtcatttgtgtttttgcttTTTTGTGTTGTTCTAATTCTGTTTCTAAAACTGTTATTCTTTATCTTTTTGTGTTTTAGGGATTTCAAAGAAAGGAACCAAATAACTGTCTGTTCACACAGAAGACCATGAGCTATGCTGTCGCACCTCACTggacctgtctctccccccacacaccctatTGGTACTAAATCCAGGTTTGCTGAACCACTGTGATACTAACATCTCCAAATGAACGAGGCAGACAATGCTCATAGTTCAAACACTTCTAGGTTCAACCCGGGTTTTTGAAACAGAAGTGCTTGAGTCTGTTGTGAGCCTGTGGTACCTGATGTTGAATATTTGAAAGTCATGGAATGATGTGGTTTGAATACGGGACAGCTTTTGACTGGGGTCTGACCGTCAATAAAACAAAGTGTCTTTGGGTTTTCCACGTGCATGTAGACAATCAAAACACAGAAGGCTTTCGTTACGAACATCTTTTGAAGAGTCTGCCTATTGAAATCCAGAACTCACACTGACCCACAGACTAACCAGCAGCATCGAAGACCTGTGCCTGTATCAGGACTTGAAATACTCGACCAAAATCACAAGGTGTTTTCCTTTAATCTCTTTTATTGTATATAGATGATAATCGAGTACCTTACATCCAAGCAACTCTTTGGTCCAAAGGACTTTGAGTATGTGACAACATCTGGGTCTGTGTTTGCATTCCTTGTCCAAACAGAGCAGAACCCATCTCATTGAATTGTTCCCCTTAGCACCCCCTACTGGTAAATGTCATGTACTTCCTCTCACTGAGGCTATGGTAGGTCaaagtgttgtttttttacccTTGATTAAAAAAATCGTACATACCATGTACTAGGTGTTTCTCTCCAAATGACAAGAATAATAACCAGGGTTTTTTGTAAAGTAAAAATTACACGAACAGCAAAGTAAGAATGGAAACATTCAAAACACACCTCTGTCTGTGCAATAGTTTTTATTTGATACTTTGATCATTATTATTGCTGTCCACTCCACCCTCATTGTTATGATCAAGTTATGACATTCTAACATAAACCATTTGCTTCATCtgtataaaatatatttgtatgtttttatgaCACCACAGTAAGGCCATTGTATTATTTTTCACCTCAACTTAAACCTAGCCCTTTGAGGTGAGATGTGAGATGTTCCTCTGCTCTACACTCTCCTATTCTTGCCTGTATACTGTGGATTACAGTCATCTTCCAGTGAATGCCAACCAagtaaacatactgtaacaTCACCTAAATCACAAACTATCTTCGAAGTTAAGGAATGAAATTAGGGTATGAGATTACGACTCTCTGTACTTTGTTTTTGAATCGCAGGCATCATTGAGGAGTTGTTTATTTATTAAGGAGGGTTTTGAATTGCAGCAATGTTTACAAAATCACATTATCAATGTGAGAACAACACTGTGAATGTTTCATTAAGCTGGCTTTTAATGTATGAGTTAGGAGTCTCCTTATATTGTTGTAAATGTCATGCCCAAAAATTGTGTTTGCGTGATGACAAATGCTGTACTGTTGTACTTTACagtgaacagttttttttttatacacagtatatataatttctgaaaaaagaaagaatgaaagcctgTATTACTGAAAATGCAGCTGTATATCTGTAGTCAGTTGCTGTTTTTTAAGATGTATTTTGGTGTTTTGTACAAACTGGAACAAATTTTATATCTTGCCGTTTGGTTGCTGTCTTTGTCATTTTTACATGTTTGTATTGAATAAATTGATTTATTCTAAATGTACCAGAAAGGTTGTCATAATTCAACTACATGATTATGGTTTGGAATTCAATCATGGACCCCAGAAATATTTAGAATCTTGGAACAGATATGTTTACATTCACGTTGTTTTTATTAGGCGTCATGTAAGTTATGGAATCATACAGGTCATCCTACCATCAACTTTCAGGAGTCTGTTTACAGACTCAATACAGCTCACTTGGCTGTCATACGCATGACATGCTTGACCATGTTACCAATCCCATCGAAGATGTAATGGTAGTGGTAGTCCGTCTCCCACATGAAGGTCGGGGTGCTGATTACTTTGTTCTTCTCGTCAACAAAGGCCTCGTGATGTCATCGGTTAAGGTCAACGCAGGGTAATCTAAATGACGATGGCGTCAAAACGAAAGTCTAGCTCATTAGGAAGGCTGTAAGAGTGATTTGTGGTCACAGTGTCATTTGCTGTCTGGGTGAGTGCAAGTTACTGAAAGGATATGTAAGGCTCCCTGACGTTGTGGCGTGCGCCCATGCTCTTCACAACCTGGACCATGGTGGTGTTCGGCCAGTGGCCCCAGCGGCTTTTCTCGTCCTTCTCATAGCCCATCGTGACCTCCAAACTTGGCAACACGCGGCAGGCTAGCACAGGGGCCATGCTAGACAAACTGAAACAGGCAGGATAATACCGAGGTTAATTGGTTAAACTCATTCCTGAATATAAATACCGACAATCTGCCGCATCACGTTACTAGATTCTTAGAGGCATGATTGGCCAAAGCGGTCTTTATAAAACATGGACCCTAGTTTAATCAAAACCCTTAGGTTTGTGAAGGAGGAAGTGATACTGAGGAGCACCGCAAAGACACCTGTGACTCGGGCACCCGCATACCAAACAGAGCACCAGGTATTTAAAACATGCAAGAGATTCAAAGGAAATGTGGAGGAAGTAATGTGTGCATTACACACCGAGTTTCTGAACTCGGTGTGTGAGGCAATGGAGGTGTATAGTTGGAGCTACATACCCAATAGGCTTGCGAGAGCGGTGGAACTCTTTGAGTACTCTCTCCACGTCGTTGTGGAGCTTACAATCTTTACCTTCCTTCATGAAGGTGGATCTAGAAGAGAAATGTAGAAGGTTGTAATGGATCTGGACAAAGCCACGACACCTTGACTTTGTATAATATTTCTGGACGAATAACATTTTGTATTCAGAGGAACCTTACCACAACCTCACTGTACCACCTAGTTTCAgaaatctctgtctctctttatttctctccctccccctttctatctccatccctctctctcacaggtTCTTGGTGATGCCGTGACCTCCAGGGAAGATGACCGCATCGAAGCTGTTGACGTCCAGCTTGGACAGATCGTGCATCTGCATCGTGCCCTGGCCGTGGCTGAAGCGAGAAGACTCCATCATCATGTTCCTGAGAggtggagacagaagacgttgaAGCACTTTTAATGCCAGCCCTAACCTAGAGAGGGTTTAAAATGCATGCACTAAAATGTGAAGCTATCAGATTGTATCGATTCCTCAAATGTGAGGTTTCATTCCGTAATTTAGCATCCAATAAAGACAATCTTGTCTATTTTGTATTGTAATGCAAATTAGATTAGATATACGTGGCAAATATAGTATATTCTATTATTTATTATGTCTATGTATAAATATACTGTACGCTTGTGTCCTCTTATGAACTTACCGGTTCTCTCCAGAAGCAGGTTGCATTTTCATATGATCCATGACGTTCATCTGCGGTTGGTTTGGAGCAAAGATCTGGAAGCGGGCCCCATTTCTGCTCAGATGGTACATGGTGCTGAAAACACACATAAGTTAGAACAGTGACTGTGTTCTTGACACTAACATCCACACCCAGCTAGCTCCTTTCAGTAAACGCGAGCTCCAGCACCAAACACTTCTGTAGAGCCGAGAGGCACACTGTTCCACACATCCAAACCATACTCACTAAGCAGCCTCGTGGATGTCAGTCCCATCCCACCAGCCACACCCTGAGAACACCTAGGACAAAAGCTCAACTTAACTTCATATACTTCAATCACAACACCAGCTTGAATTTCCTTCCTGGTTTAATAAAGTGAAATTGTATtgaatactacacacacacacacacgtcaccaaATGTAATTCCCTTACCACTGCTATGTTGGTGTTCCCCCAGTTGCCCCAGTCTCCCCCGTGGTGTGcgaggcagacaggctgacgAGCGAGGATAGCCGACGCCTGTTTAGCGAGCAAGTTCCTTGACGCCAGCATGGTTCAGCCCTTGACTCAAAGAGTGATGAGGAAGCCAGTGAACACCTCAACAGACTTTGATAGCTAAGTTCCAGGAGGGTTATCACAGGTGAGGCTGTATATATACTTGCATAGTGTAAGTCATAGTGACGTCACCTCATAAGCTAACTTCCCTTCTTGGAAGGGAAGAATCCTCTCTTCTTTGTCTGTCTAGAGGCTCTTCTTCTTTTCCATACCTCCAATCTAAGAATACCTGGCTCATTCATCTGATTATCTTATTTGGCTACCAGTGGCATAGCCAAGCTCTGAACTGTAGACCAAACAAGGGCTGCCTTCTCCTTTGCGCTGACTGTGAACTCTTAAACTTTTGATAGGCACTCAGATCATGGCAAAGGTTTCAAAAGTGCAAACATACTTATGGTCCAAATCAAATACGTtgtgagagagactgacctTCTATGCTAAAATGCTTTCAGTGGCATTGAATAGGTTGAAAAGACGAGTTGTAGAATAGTTTTGTTCGAACAGGTGAAAAGTCACGGTCTTGATTGCGACACATGCCCTTTAAAGTCCATTAAACTGTAAGGCTCTTACTCTGTAATACCATGTGGTGTCTAGCAGAGTTACTCTTAGATAATGCCCTGATCGTCCTACATGGCCGGAAGTACGAAAGCCTACGTGTTGGTCTGAATACCCCTACTAAACGTGTGTCTTATTATGTAATAAGGACATTTACAAACTTTTCTCTCGTACTTTTGAGTTTCGTTTTTTTACATCCTCTCATTGCACTATTGTACCTCTCCTCCTAGGCTagaataggtttataaggttagtataggttatcatgtgtattagaggttgaGTATATTGTATAGAGTATTAGATATTATCTGTAAatttaggaggtttacttaTTTAGCATAGATGTAATcgatgttctgtgtacttatatgtcatgttatgccaggttgccttgcgttgtcttgtcctaagaatttggGTTGTTGGGTTGTTCtttgcatctgacaataaaagacttgaacttgaactcatTTAGCTAACGGTGCTACATTGAGGCTGGTTTGTGGTTTTCTTTGAGCTTAGTGAGGTTGGTCATCTTGCTAGAGTTAACCTCAAAGGTATTCACACCAACTCATTGTCCTTAAGACTGCTGGATTTAAAGGTCAGTTTTAAGTTTGGCTAAGCTTCTGGCCTAGGAAATTATCATTTCAAGATTGAAGAGAAACAGAGGACATGACACTGATTCAAAATCTATGTTTCTTTCCGTCTGTCTGTGATTCTGGTTCTTCGACAAAAAGCTGGTAGAACTACTTTGTGAGAATCTGGGATGATTTGCTGCCAAATCAACTGACAGATCCTTTTGAGAGGCACCCTTATGTTCTCGATAAACGCATCAGGACAGACATCAGGTTTCTAAAGATGGTGTGTAATTATGctttttgtgtaaaaaaaaaaaggaaaccgA harbors:
- the gatd3l gene encoding ES1 protein, mitochondrial, which gives rise to MLASRNLLAKQASAILARQPVCLAHHGGDWGNWGNTNIAVVFSGCGWWDGTDIHEAAYTMYHLSRNGARFQIFAPNQPQMNVMDHMKMQPASGENRNMMMESSRFSHGQGTMQMHDLSKLDVNSFDAVIFPGGHGITKNLSTFMKEGKDCKLHNDVERVLKEFHRSRKPIGLSSMAPVLACRVLPSLEVTMGYEKDEKSRWGHWPNTTMVQVVKSMGARHNVREHHEAFVDEKNKVISTPTFMWETDYHYHYIFDGIGNMVKHVMRMTAK